The Deinococcus koreensis genome window below encodes:
- a CDS encoding IclR family transcriptional regulator encodes MLSLQKAATILGAFSAEQPEWGVRALSAQLGVPRATAHAYLAGLTDAGFLRRTPAGKYRLSWHLAEMGAQLTAALPWFPEARALITRLALEVRSVAFLCILEGEEVVAAIRERHPDADIDLPLDVYLPATATASGKILYAHADLTPRSFAACTPSSITSQDEWRTEVAKVRKLGYAYSIEEWIPGQCTLGVPYRAPDTGQGEPVVAAIGVQMSAQRYLREERAVRERVLSIVREAEEG; translated from the coding sequence GTGCTGTCCCTTCAGAAAGCGGCGACCATCCTGGGCGCCTTCAGTGCCGAACAGCCCGAGTGGGGGGTACGCGCGCTCTCGGCCCAGCTGGGCGTGCCGCGTGCCACGGCCCATGCCTACCTGGCCGGGCTGACCGACGCCGGCTTCCTGCGCCGCACCCCCGCCGGCAAGTACCGCCTGTCGTGGCACCTGGCCGAGATGGGCGCGCAGCTCACAGCCGCCCTGCCCTGGTTCCCGGAGGCCCGCGCGCTGATCACCCGGCTGGCGCTGGAGGTGCGCTCGGTGGCCTTCCTGTGCATCCTGGAGGGCGAGGAGGTGGTGGCGGCGATCCGCGAACGCCACCCCGACGCCGACATCGACCTGCCGCTGGACGTCTACCTGCCGGCCACCGCCACCGCCAGCGGCAAGATCCTGTACGCCCACGCCGACCTCACGCCGCGCAGCTTCGCGGCCTGCACGCCCAGCTCGATCACCTCACAGGACGAATGGCGCACCGAGGTCGCCAAGGTGCGCAAGCTGGGCTACGCCTATTCCATCGAGGAATGGATTCCGGGGCAATGCACGCTGGGGGTACCCTACCGCGCCCCGGACACGGGGCAGGGGGAGCCGGTGGTCGCCGCCATCGGCGTGCAGATGAGTGCCCAGCGTTATCTGCGCGAGGAACGCGCGGTGCGCGAGCGGGTGCTGAGCATCGTGCGGGAAGCCGAGGAAGGCTAA
- a CDS encoding M42 family metallopeptidase: MPAPGFDLPSTLDVLIRLLDTPSPTGFTGQAVALIEAEVRALGLETQRTRKGALTWEVPGRGTGDGEAQARHVTFSAHVDTLGAMVKFIKKNGRPQLSALGGYDWATVEGEDVRVHTQSGRVVTGTVVNIRQSTHVHGAALRELRREASVMEVRLDERTADAAQTRAHGIEVGDFVSFDARPRVTPGGYIKARHLDNKAAVAVFLGVTKALLGRPPACTIAFHVTTYEEVGHGAATGIPPHTGELIAVDMAAVGEGQQSSEHHVSLCVADSGGPYDHALSNRLRQAAQRAGLELRVDLYPFYSSDGTAAWRAGGDYPVALIGPGVDASHAYERTHTDALEATAALMLAHVQAPDSE; this comes from the coding sequence ATGCCCGCCCCAGGCTTCGATCTGCCGTCCACCCTGGACGTCCTGATCCGGCTGCTGGACACGCCCAGCCCGACCGGCTTCACCGGGCAGGCGGTCGCGCTGATCGAGGCCGAGGTGCGCGCCCTGGGCCTGGAGACGCAGCGCACCCGCAAGGGCGCCCTGACCTGGGAGGTGCCCGGCCGCGGCACTGGCGATGGTGAGGCGCAGGCGCGCCACGTGACCTTCAGCGCGCACGTGGACACCCTGGGCGCGATGGTGAAGTTCATCAAGAAAAATGGCCGGCCACAGCTCAGCGCCCTGGGCGGTTATGACTGGGCGACCGTGGAGGGGGAGGACGTGCGGGTGCACACCCAGAGCGGCCGGGTGGTCACGGGCACGGTGGTCAACATCCGCCAGAGCACCCATGTGCACGGCGCGGCGCTGCGCGAGCTGCGGCGCGAGGCGTCGGTCATGGAGGTGCGGCTGGACGAGCGCACCGCCGACGCGGCCCAGACCCGCGCGCACGGCATCGAGGTGGGCGACTTCGTGAGTTTCGACGCCCGGCCCCGCGTGACCCCGGGCGGCTATATCAAGGCCCGGCACCTGGACAACAAGGCGGCGGTGGCGGTCTTCCTGGGCGTGACGAAGGCCCTGCTGGGCCGCCCGCCGGCCTGCACGATCGCCTTCCACGTCACCACCTACGAGGAGGTCGGGCACGGCGCGGCCACCGGCATCCCCCCGCACACGGGCGAACTGATCGCGGTGGACATGGCGGCGGTGGGCGAGGGTCAGCAGAGCAGCGAGCACCATGTGAGTCTGTGCGTGGCCGACTCGGGCGGCCCCTACGACCACGCCCTGAGCAACCGGCTGCGGCAGGCGGCGCAGCGGGCTGGCCTGGAGCTGCGGGTCGACCTCTACCCCTTCTACTCCTCCGACGGCACGGCCGCCTGGCGCGCCGGGGGCGACTACCCGGTGGCCCTGATCGGCCCCGGCGTGGACGCCAGCCACGCCTACGAGCGCACCCACACCGACGCCCTGGAGGCCACCGCCGCGCTGATGCTGGCGCATGTGCAGGCGCCGGACAGCGAGTAG
- a CDS encoding isochorismatase family protein: MTLTPTALVLLNVQRHELEGHPQERELARDWAHRVESAREHRDLIVLVQWDGAPDTPGETFGKGWTLHPDFRAEAGDLLVRAVRPDPFRSADLGALLHGRAVRDVFLLGLEGTPELEVTARAAQEAGFGVVLLPTPVDA; the protein is encoded by the coding sequence ATGACCCTGACGCCCACCGCCCTCGTCCTGCTCAACGTGCAGCGCCATGAACTGGAAGGTCACCCGCAGGAGCGGGAGCTGGCCCGCGACTGGGCGCACCGGGTCGAGAGCGCCAGGGAGCACCGCGACCTGATCGTGCTGGTGCAGTGGGACGGCGCGCCGGACACGCCGGGGGAAACCTTCGGCAAGGGCTGGACGCTGCACCCGGATTTCCGCGCCGAGGCCGGCGACCTGCTGGTGCGGGCCGTGCGCCCCGACCCCTTCCGGAGCGCCGATCTGGGCGCCCTGCTGCATGGCCGGGCGGTGCGCGACGTGTTCCTGCTGGGACTGGAGGGCACGCCGGAACTGGAGGTGACCGCCCGCGCGGCGCAGGAGGCCGGCTTCGGCGTGGTGCTGCTGCCCACCCCGGTGGACGCCTGA
- a CDS encoding ankyrin repeat domain-containing protein, translating into MSDFESPTHELVANAHGNLERVRALLDAHPELADTRYAVWNESPLEAAAHTGGREIAELLLVRGAAPNHVAWAMLGRVDELRAMLDADPALAQIPGAHGIGLLYHAALSGDTKTLDAAWNAGARAGLEKTPHAAVQARSLDALRWALAHGAALDTRDMRGQTPLEAARERGWEEGTTLLGDS; encoded by the coding sequence ATGAGCGACTTCGAGAGTCCCACGCATGAGCTGGTGGCGAACGCCCACGGCAACCTGGAGCGGGTGCGGGCACTGCTGGACGCGCATCCGGAGCTGGCGGACACGCGCTACGCGGTCTGGAACGAGTCGCCGCTGGAGGCGGCCGCGCACACCGGCGGGCGCGAGATCGCGGAGCTGCTGCTCGTACGGGGCGCGGCGCCGAACCACGTGGCCTGGGCGATGCTGGGGCGGGTGGACGAACTCAGGGCCATGCTGGACGCCGATCCGGCCCTGGCCCAGATCCCCGGCGCCCACGGTATTGGGCTGCTGTACCACGCGGCGCTGAGCGGAGACACGAAAACGCTGGACGCCGCCTGGAACGCAGGGGCGCGGGCGGGGCTGGAAAAGACGCCCCATGCGGCGGTGCAGGCCCGCAGTCTGGACGCCCTGCGCTGGGCGCTGGCCCACGGCGCGGCGCTGGACACCCGCGACATGCGGGGCCAGACGCCCCTGGAGGCCGCCCGCGAGCGGGGCTGGGAGGAGGGAACCACGCTGCTGGGCGATTCCTGA
- a CDS encoding enoyl-ACP reductase FabI encodes MSVSVDLSNKTALVMGVANGRSLGWAIAQQLLAAGCRVGFSYQGERLRPELDKLLAGKDGVWSQQADATSEADLVALFARVKEEFGHLDYLVHSIAYAPRQAMEGRFLDTTPEDWNTALQVSAYTLVSASRHAEPLLRDGGSIVSLTYHASQQVVPKYNVMGVAKAALEAATRYLAADFGEREIRVNTVSAGPMRTIAARSIPGFGGLYDKGARNASFGRNATPEEVGKLALFLLSDLGSGVTGQTMYVDAGLSIMTVKED; translated from the coding sequence ATGAGTGTGAGCGTGGACTTGAGCAACAAGACGGCCCTGGTCATGGGCGTGGCGAACGGGCGCAGCCTGGGCTGGGCCATCGCCCAGCAACTGCTCGCGGCGGGCTGCCGGGTGGGCTTCTCCTACCAGGGCGAGCGCCTCAGGCCCGAGCTGGACAAGCTGCTGGCCGGGAAGGACGGCGTGTGGTCGCAGCAGGCCGACGCCACCAGCGAAGCCGACCTCGTGGCCCTGTTCGCCCGCGTGAAAGAGGAGTTCGGGCACCTGGACTACCTCGTGCATTCCATCGCCTACGCGCCCCGGCAGGCCATGGAGGGCCGCTTTCTCGACACCACCCCGGAGGACTGGAACACCGCCCTGCAGGTCAGCGCCTACACGCTGGTCTCGGCCTCGCGCCACGCCGAGCCGCTGCTGCGCGACGGCGGAAGCATCGTGAGCCTGACCTACCACGCCTCTCAGCAGGTCGTGCCCAAATACAACGTGATGGGCGTGGCGAAGGCCGCCCTGGAGGCCGCCACCCGCTACCTGGCGGCCGATTTCGGAGAGCGCGAGATCCGCGTGAACACGGTCAGCGCCGGCCCCATGCGGACCATCGCCGCGCGTTCCATTCCGGGCTTCGGCGGCCTGTACGACAAAGGCGCGCGCAACGCGTCCTTCGGCCGCAACGCCACGCCCGAGGAAGTGGGCAAGCTCGCGCTGTTCCTGTTGAGCGACCTGGGCTCCGGCGTGACCGGCCAGACCATGTACGTGGACGCCGGCCTGAGCATCATGACGGTGAAAGAGGACTGA
- the pgeF gene encoding peptidoglycan editing factor PgeF — protein MLLRAPHLTAPHAFSTRVGGVSSGVYAGLNLDDREDDPRAVARNRELLAGALGLPASFARLDQVHGTQVVTVTQAGLWTADALVTATPGVPLAIGTADCYPLLLQDERAGVVGAAHAGWKGTLGRIGEKTVQAMVALGAHPSGIRAAVGPGICGERYEVGPDVARQFRDAGLGDFVLDVQGRAHLDLAGANRAVLRDAGLDDANIWLSGRCSTEEDFYSYRRDAGRTGRMWAVICLQGSSLPGASSPSAGGAA, from the coding sequence ATGTTGCTGCGCGCACCGCACCTGACCGCGCCACACGCCTTTTCCACGCGTGTGGGCGGCGTGTCGTCGGGGGTATACGCGGGGCTGAACCTGGACGACCGCGAGGACGACCCCCGGGCCGTGGCCCGCAACCGCGAGCTGCTGGCGGGCGCGCTGGGGCTGCCGGCCTCCTTCGCCCGGCTCGATCAGGTGCACGGCACCCAGGTCGTGACCGTGACCCAAGCCGGGCTCTGGACGGCGGACGCGCTGGTCACCGCCACGCCGGGCGTGCCCCTGGCCATCGGCACCGCCGACTGCTACCCGCTGCTGCTGCAGGATGAGCGCGCGGGCGTGGTCGGCGCCGCGCACGCCGGCTGGAAGGGCACGCTGGGCCGGATCGGGGAGAAGACCGTGCAGGCGATGGTGGCCCTGGGCGCGCACCCCAGCGGTATCCGCGCCGCCGTCGGCCCCGGCATCTGCGGCGAGCGCTATGAGGTCGGCCCCGACGTCGCCCGCCAGTTCCGGGACGCCGGCTTGGGCGACTTCGTGCTGGACGTGCAGGGCCGCGCGCACCTCGATCTGGCCGGGGCCAACCGCGCCGTGCTGCGGGACGCCGGCCTGGACGACGCGAACATCTGGCTCAGCGGGCGCTGCTCCACCGAAGAGGACTTCTACTCGTATCGCCGTGACGCCGGGCGCACCGGCCGGATGTGGGCTGTGATCTGCCTGCAGGGTTCCAGCCTACCCGGTGCCAGCTCACCCAGCGCCGGAGGAGCGGCGTGA
- a CDS encoding YqeG family HAD IIIA-type phosphatase yields MSLLQPRDVIDHVTEITPEFLRARGLHGLLIDLDNTLIPYGSYEERQAAGIIRWARDLQRLGTGLYLLSNATGRRAAYWLERLEFNGVGLAGKPNPRAYRRAVGALGLPPGQVGMVGDQLFTDVLGGNLAGLHTILVRPLANNALPHTRLARQLERLVLRRYGHDWKT; encoded by the coding sequence GTGAGCCTCCTGCAGCCCCGCGACGTGATCGACCACGTGACCGAGATCACCCCCGAGTTCCTGCGGGCCCGCGGCCTGCACGGCCTGCTGATCGACCTCGACAACACCCTGATCCCCTACGGCAGCTACGAGGAGCGCCAAGCGGCCGGGATCATCCGCTGGGCGCGCGATCTGCAGCGGCTGGGCACCGGGCTCTACCTGCTCAGCAACGCCACGGGCAGGCGCGCCGCCTACTGGCTGGAGCGCCTGGAGTTCAACGGGGTCGGGCTGGCGGGCAAGCCCAATCCGCGCGCCTACCGCCGGGCGGTCGGTGCCCTGGGCCTGCCGCCGGGGCAGGTGGGCATGGTCGGCGATCAGCTGTTCACCGATGTCCTGGGCGGCAATCTAGCGGGGCTCCATACCATCCTGGTCAGGCCACTGGCGAACAACGCCCTGCCCCACACGCGCCTGGCCCGGCAGCTCGAACGCCTGGTGCTGAGGAGATACGGCCATGACTGGAAGACCTGA
- a CDS encoding type II/IV secretion system protein: MALSIGDRRLGAILLEQGYVNDADLQKALVRHAEVGGRLAEILIGSGMVGEKRIARAIEEALGIPLVNLMVVNPDPQAVTAVRAQTALSSLAFPFALEGGTLRVALVDPLSSLAIEALEDDCGLLIEPYQALRDEINWAIATHYPELGLTPTQPAEMADSAGGGMLGQRLMSRGLITDAQLQVALDAQQQTGEPLGSTLYAQKAITEDQLYEVLAEQIGAVYLKNPRDFKPSEEVLGSMLRADALRLSAVPVDESEGGVTVVASDPRKREDIEALIGRRTQFLLAKPRDVESLIERYYPQRGRLGEQMVQQGTLSRAQLREALQVQAREGRVKPLGEVIIELGFAGAEEIDAALQKQNAGGGRLEDTLVQSGKLSPEMLARSLAAQLGYEFLDPVQNPPDPKVALMIPEATARRYAVVPVRLQGEALVVAMKDPRNVFALDDLKLITGREVMPAVMAEKDIIRLIERYFGSKDMADLNQRLVQESNKRDKDNKRAEDVDVSAGLDDNAVVRVVDNLIREAALQEASDIHIEPTEHEVRIRYRIDGVLREQNSLPKGAAQSMLARIKIMGQLDIAERRIPQDGRVRFKKGSIDIDLRLSTLPTVYGEKAVMRLLQKAANIPEVEQLGFSEHNFQRYLDVIEKPNGIFLVTGPTGSGKSFTSFSTLKRIAKPEKNTTTIEDPVEYEIPGIVQSQVNSVAGLTFARALRAFLRQDPDIIFVGEIRDTETAKIAVEAALTGHLVLATLHTNDAPGAIVRLEEMGVEHFNIGASVVGVVAQRLVRKVCPDCKAPTNADPDVLRRLGITERDLRGAQLMRGAGCPRCGGTGYKGRMGIHELMVVDEPLRVAISMGKNASEINDIAMTQSGMKTLRQDGIGKALQGLTTLEEVLAVTSK, translated from the coding sequence ATGGCTCTCTCAATCGGTGACCGTCGCCTCGGCGCCATTCTGCTCGAACAGGGCTACGTCAACGACGCCGACCTGCAAAAAGCGCTGGTGCGCCACGCCGAGGTGGGCGGTCGCCTGGCCGAGATCCTGATCGGCTCCGGCATGGTCGGCGAGAAACGGATCGCCCGCGCCATCGAGGAAGCGCTGGGCATCCCGCTGGTCAATCTGATGGTGGTCAACCCCGATCCGCAGGCGGTCACGGCCGTGCGCGCCCAGACGGCGCTCAGTTCGCTGGCCTTTCCGTTCGCGCTGGAGGGCGGCACGCTGCGGGTCGCGCTGGTCGATCCGCTCTCCAGCCTCGCCATCGAGGCGCTGGAGGACGACTGCGGCCTGCTGATCGAGCCCTATCAGGCGCTGCGCGACGAGATCAACTGGGCCATCGCCACCCACTACCCCGAACTGGGCCTCACGCCCACCCAGCCCGCCGAGATGGCCGACAGCGCCGGCGGCGGCATGCTGGGCCAGCGCCTGATGTCTCGCGGCCTGATCACCGACGCCCAGTTGCAGGTCGCGCTGGACGCGCAGCAGCAGACCGGCGAGCCGCTGGGCTCCACGCTCTACGCCCAGAAGGCGATCACCGAAGATCAGCTCTACGAGGTGCTGGCCGAACAGATCGGGGCCGTGTACCTGAAAAATCCCCGCGATTTCAAACCCAGCGAGGAAGTGCTGGGCTCCATGCTGCGCGCCGACGCGCTGAGGCTCTCGGCCGTGCCGGTCGACGAGAGCGAGGGCGGCGTGACCGTGGTCGCCTCGGATCCGCGCAAACGCGAGGACATCGAGGCCCTGATCGGGCGGCGCACCCAGTTCCTGCTCGCCAAACCGAGGGACGTGGAGAGCCTGATCGAGCGCTACTACCCGCAGCGCGGCCGGCTGGGCGAACAGATGGTGCAGCAGGGCACGCTGTCGCGCGCGCAGCTGCGCGAGGCGCTGCAGGTGCAGGCCCGCGAGGGCCGGGTCAAGCCGCTGGGCGAGGTGATCATCGAGCTGGGCTTCGCCGGGGCCGAGGAGATCGACGCGGCGCTGCAGAAGCAGAACGCTGGCGGCGGGCGCCTGGAAGACACCCTGGTGCAGTCGGGCAAGCTCTCGCCCGAGATGCTGGCCAGATCGCTGGCCGCACAGCTGGGCTACGAGTTCCTCGATCCGGTGCAGAACCCGCCCGATCCCAAGGTCGCGCTGATGATCCCCGAGGCCACCGCGCGCCGCTACGCCGTGGTGCCGGTCAGGCTCCAGGGCGAGGCGCTGGTCGTGGCCATGAAGGATCCACGCAACGTGTTCGCGCTGGACGACCTGAAGCTGATCACCGGCCGTGAGGTCATGCCCGCCGTGATGGCGGAAAAGGACATCATCCGCCTGATCGAGCGCTACTTCGGCAGCAAGGACATGGCGGACCTAAACCAGCGGCTGGTGCAGGAGAGCAACAAGCGCGACAAGGACAACAAGCGCGCCGAAGATGTCGATGTGTCGGCCGGGCTGGACGACAACGCCGTGGTGCGGGTGGTCGACAACCTGATCCGCGAGGCCGCCCTGCAGGAGGCCAGCGACATCCACATCGAGCCGACCGAGCACGAAGTCCGTATCCGCTACCGCATCGACGGCGTGCTGCGTGAGCAGAACTCCCTGCCCAAGGGCGCGGCGCAGAGCATGCTCGCGCGCATCAAGATCATGGGCCAGCTCGACATCGCCGAGCGCCGCATTCCGCAGGACGGCCGGGTGCGCTTCAAGAAGGGCTCGATCGACATCGACCTGCGGCTGTCCACGCTGCCCACGGTGTACGGCGAGAAGGCCGTGATGCGTCTGCTGCAGAAGGCCGCCAACATTCCGGAAGTGGAGCAGCTGGGCTTTTCCGAGCACAATTTCCAGCGCTACCTCGACGTGATCGAGAAGCCCAACGGCATCTTCCTGGTCACCGGCCCCACCGGCTCGGGCAAGTCCTTCACTTCGTTTTCCACCCTCAAGCGCATCGCCAAGCCCGAGAAGAACACCACCACCATCGAAGATCCGGTGGAATACGAGATCCCGGGCATCGTCCAGTCGCAGGTCAACTCGGTCGCGGGCCTGACCTTCGCCCGCGCGCTGCGGGCCTTCCTGCGCCAGGATCCCGACATCATCTTCGTGGGGGAAATCCGGGACACCGAGACGGCCAAGATCGCCGTGGAAGCGGCGCTCACCGGCCACCTGGTGCTGGCCACGCTGCACACCAACGACGCGCCCGGCGCCATCGTGCGCCTGGAAGAGATGGGCGTGGAGCACTTCAACATCGGCGCCTCGGTGGTGGGAGTGGTCGCGCAGCGACTGGTGCGCAAGGTCTGCCCGGACTGCAAGGCCCCCACCAACGCCGACCCGGACGTGCTGCGGCGTCTGGGCATCACCGAGCGCGACCTGCGCGGCGCCCAGCTCATGCGCGGCGCCGGCTGCCCGCGCTGCGGCGGCACCGGCTACAAGGGCCGCATGGGCATCCACGAGCTGATGGTGGTGGACGAGCCCCTGCGGGTCGCCATCAGCATGGGCAAGAACGCCTCCGAGATCAACGACATCGCCATGACCCAGAGCGGCATGAAGACGCTGCGCCAGGACGGGATCGGCAAGGCGCTGCAGGGCCTGACCACCCTCGAAGAAGTGCTCGCCGTCACCAGCAAGTAA
- a CDS encoding type IV pilus twitching motility protein PilT gives MNHPSADITDILRFAAEKGASDVILTVGLPPQFKLHGVYDGQGFSELVATETRRLMYSMMNEKQQRTFEEKRELDFSFALGEKARFRVNAFMQRGNVGGVLRLIPTKIKSAQEMGLPQNVIDISGAPRGLVLVTGPTGSGKSTTLAAMIDHINTNKKLHIMTIEDPIEFMHTHKQSIINQREVGSDTMDFNNALRAVLRQAPDVILVGELRDYETIKAAVTAAETGHLVMGTLHTNSAPESIDRIVDVFPEEQQEQIRVQLANNLVAVMTQQLLPKLEGGGRILAYELLVANPAVRSLIREGKTYQIVSVMQTGAREGMITMDAYLANLYRRRLISFDIGVERAVDPKEFARLANDPTVGSSLPVGGPATASAGLGGAGVGGGREPARGGVAETSRPAAPAGASTSSSFGRR, from the coding sequence ATGAACCATCCCAGTGCCGATATCACCGACATCCTGCGTTTCGCCGCCGAGAAGGGCGCCTCCGACGTGATCCTGACTGTGGGCCTGCCGCCGCAGTTCAAGCTGCACGGCGTCTACGACGGTCAGGGCTTCTCCGAGCTGGTTGCCACCGAGACGAGGCGCCTGATGTACTCGATGATGAACGAAAAGCAGCAGCGCACCTTCGAGGAAAAGCGCGAGCTGGACTTCTCCTTCGCGCTGGGCGAGAAGGCCCGGTTCCGCGTGAACGCCTTCATGCAGCGCGGCAACGTGGGCGGCGTGCTCCGGCTCATCCCCACCAAGATCAAGAGCGCCCAGGAGATGGGCCTGCCGCAGAACGTGATCGACATCTCCGGGGCGCCGCGCGGGCTGGTGCTGGTTACCGGCCCCACCGGCTCGGGCAAGAGCACCACGCTGGCGGCCATGATCGACCACATCAACACCAACAAGAAGCTGCACATCATGACCATCGAGGATCCCATCGAGTTCATGCACACGCACAAGCAGTCGATCATCAACCAGCGCGAGGTCGGCTCGGACACCATGGACTTCAACAACGCCCTGCGCGCCGTGCTGCGTCAGGCCCCCGACGTCATCCTGGTGGGCGAGTTGCGCGACTACGAGACCATCAAGGCCGCCGTGACCGCCGCCGAGACCGGCCACCTGGTCATGGGCACCCTGCACACCAACTCGGCGCCCGAATCCATCGACCGCATCGTGGACGTGTTCCCGGAAGAGCAGCAGGAGCAGATCCGCGTGCAGCTCGCCAACAACCTGGTCGCCGTGATGACCCAGCAGCTGCTGCCCAAGCTCGAGGGCGGCGGGCGCATCCTGGCCTACGAGCTGCTGGTCGCCAATCCGGCCGTGCGGTCGCTGATCCGCGAGGGCAAGACCTACCAGATCGTGTCGGTCATGCAGACCGGCGCCCGCGAGGGCATGATCACCATGGACGCCTACCTCGCCAACCTCTACCGCCGCCGCCTGATCTCCTTCGACATCGGCGTCGAGCGCGCGGTCGACCCCAAGGAATTCGCGCGGCTCGCCAACGACCCCACCGTGGGCAGCAGCCTGCCCGTGGGTGGCCCGGCCACCGCCAGCGCGGGCCTGGGCGGCGCGGGGGTCGGGGGCGGCCGCGAGCCGGCCCGTGGCGGCGTGGCGGAGACCAGCCGTCCGGCGGCGCCTGCGGGGGCCAGCACGTCCAGCTCGTTCGGCCGCCGCTGA